In a single window of the Bradyrhizobium sp. ORS 285 genome:
- a CDS encoding GNAT family N-acetyltransferase — protein MAKAPIPHPILSTTRLRLRQFRPDDAEGMHRCFGDAAAMRFWNHAAYAKPSESERAVRRFIDCTPSYYRFWAVAEAGSNRCIGMVNYHDGQMRSRRVTIGYIVDPGRQRTGIATEAVAAMLDFCFGELGLHRVQAFIHPDNAASRGLAEKLGFRCEGRLRDHLRVSGEWRDDMLYALLATERPGAVIP, from the coding sequence ATGGCCAAAGCCCCCATCCCGCATCCGATCCTCTCGACCACGCGTCTGCGCCTGCGGCAGTTTCGCCCCGACGATGCCGAAGGCATGCATCGTTGCTTCGGCGACGCCGCGGCCATGCGGTTCTGGAATCACGCAGCCTATGCCAAGCCGAGCGAGAGCGAGCGCGCCGTGCGTCGTTTCATCGACTGCACGCCGTCCTACTACCGGTTCTGGGCGGTGGCGGAGGCCGGGAGCAACCGCTGCATCGGCATGGTCAACTATCACGACGGTCAGATGCGCAGCCGGCGCGTCACGATCGGCTACATCGTCGATCCCGGGCGGCAGCGCACCGGCATCGCCACCGAGGCGGTCGCGGCGATGCTCGACTTCTGCTTCGGCGAGCTCGGCCTGCACCGCGTGCAGGCCTTCATCCATCCCGACAACGCCGCCTCGCGCGGGCTGGCCGAAAAGCTCGGCTTCCGCTGCGAGGGAAGGCTGCGCGACCATCTGCGCGTCTCCGGCGAATGGCGCGACGACATGCTGTACGCGCTGCTGGCGACGGAGCGACCTGGCGCGGTTATACCATGA
- a CDS encoding helix-turn-helix domain-containing protein, protein MPGAEVERQRSWNTAAVRPAEQFSYYREAICQAFMNLTPEPARGTGFAAEVQHVSLGSGAINRVAFPEHTVRRSRTDIAASGQRCFYLNLKLAGRCTILQDEHEVSLSAGQVGIFDSDRTFVLQHDRGPSLGVISFRVPSDALFGRLPAATDIAPARLSDDPCLGALIVETARSLNANVLRLAPDQATALFSVLLDLVALSVSRSREAHATASFADATTLALRRAIHERLREPGLTVATIAASVGISERYVHKLLARAGTSFSEIVMARRLDGVARDLRDPACAGHDIGRIAFDWGFSDLSHFSRRFKQRFGLRPRDWRAQAADSSG, encoded by the coding sequence ATGCCGGGCGCGGAGGTTGAGCGTCAGCGGAGCTGGAATACGGCGGCGGTGCGGCCCGCCGAGCAGTTCTCGTACTATCGCGAGGCGATCTGCCAGGCCTTCATGAACCTGACGCCTGAGCCCGCGCGCGGCACCGGCTTTGCGGCGGAGGTGCAGCATGTCAGCCTCGGCAGCGGCGCCATCAACCGCGTCGCCTTCCCGGAGCACACCGTGCGCCGCTCGCGCACCGACATTGCCGCCTCCGGCCAGCGCTGCTTCTACTTGAACCTCAAGCTCGCCGGCCGCTGCACCATCCTGCAGGACGAGCACGAGGTCAGCCTGTCGGCCGGACAGGTCGGCATCTTCGACAGCGACCGCACCTTCGTGCTGCAGCATGATCGCGGCCCGTCGCTCGGCGTCATCTCATTCCGCGTCCCCTCGGATGCGCTGTTCGGCCGCCTGCCGGCTGCGACGGATATCGCGCCGGCGCGGCTGTCCGACGATCCCTGCCTCGGCGCGCTGATCGTCGAGACCGCGCGCTCGCTCAACGCCAATGTCCTGCGGCTCGCACCCGATCAGGCCACCGCTCTGTTCAGCGTGCTGCTCGATCTCGTTGCGCTGAGTGTGTCGCGCAGCCGCGAGGCGCATGCAACGGCCTCATTCGCCGACGCCACGACCCTGGCGCTGCGGCGCGCCATCCACGAGCGGCTGCGCGAGCCCGGCCTGACCGTGGCAACTATCGCCGCATCAGTCGGGATCAGCGAGCGCTACGTGCACAAGCTGCTGGCGCGCGCCGGCACGAGCTTCTCGGAGATCGTGATGGCGCGGCGGCTCGACGGCGTCGCGCGCGACCTGCGCGATCCCGCCTGCGCGGGCCATGACATCGGCCGCATCGCGTTCGACTGGGGCTTTTCGGATCTGTCGCACTTCTCGCGCCGCTTCAAGCAGCGCTTCGGCCTGCGCCCGCGCGACTGGCGCGCGCAGGCTGCTGATAGCTCAGGCTGA
- the xth gene encoding exodeoxyribonuclease III — translation MKIATFNINNVRRRLPNLLRWLHAAKPDVVCLQELKSAQDEFPIDEIEKAGYGAVWQGQKTWNGVAILARKAEPVLIRTALPGAPADKEARYIEAAVRGIVIGCLYLPNGNPQPGPKFDYKLAWFKRLHKHAAKFIKDDLPVVLAGDYNVAPTPLDIYPTKSWDKDALIQPKSRAAYKALVDQGWCDAIRKLHPSQPMFTFWDYKRNRWPRDAGLRLDHLLLSPQLAPRLAKAGVDRAIRGEDGASDHAPAWIVLKRSAGPSRSSKRTNKNGA, via the coding sequence ATGAAGATCGCGACCTTCAACATCAACAATGTCCGGCGGCGTCTCCCCAACTTGCTGCGCTGGCTGCACGCCGCCAAGCCCGACGTCGTCTGCCTGCAGGAGCTGAAATCCGCGCAGGACGAATTTCCGATCGATGAGATCGAGAAGGCCGGCTATGGCGCGGTGTGGCAGGGACAGAAGACCTGGAATGGCGTCGCGATCCTCGCGCGCAAGGCCGAGCCGGTGCTGATCCGCACCGCCCTGCCCGGCGCGCCCGCCGACAAGGAGGCGCGCTACATCGAGGCCGCGGTGCGCGGCATCGTGATCGGCTGCCTGTATCTGCCGAACGGCAATCCGCAGCCGGGGCCGAAATTCGACTACAAGCTCGCCTGGTTCAAGCGGCTGCACAAGCATGCGGCCAAGTTCATCAAGGACGACCTGCCGGTCGTGCTCGCCGGCGACTACAATGTCGCGCCGACGCCGCTGGATATCTATCCCACCAAATCGTGGGACAAGGATGCGCTGATCCAGCCGAAGAGCCGCGCGGCTTACAAGGCGCTGGTCGATCAGGGCTGGTGCGACGCGATCCGCAAGCTGCATCCGTCTCAGCCGATGTTCACCTTCTGGGACTACAAGCGCAACCGCTGGCCGCGCGACGCCGGCCTGCGGCTCGATCATCTGCTGCTCAGCCCGCAGCTCGCGCCACGCCTCGCCAAGGCCGGCGTCGACCGCGCCATCCGCGGCGAGGACGGCGCCAGCGATCACGCACCGGCCTGGATCGTGTTGAAACGGAGCGCAGGTCCAAGCCGGTCGAGCAAACGGACTAACAAAAACGGAGCGTGA
- a CDS encoding patatin-like phospholipase family protein, translated as MMPAASFRTVVLRVAIVLAASLQLVACAAIMPRNAPSELAALNAEPVGFRDVRYWGDEPSPRMTEASMQRASAEMAVSRPLNFLAISGGAENGAFGAGLLAGWGEAGNRPSFDMVTGVSSGALIAPFVFLGRAHDERLREIFTAYERKDIFTVNIPGLLQGSALADNTPLSRLIEKYVDRDFLRDVARESARGRVLLVGTTNLDAQRPVLWDMGRIAAADTPEAIDLFRQVLLASATVPGAFAPVRIKVRIGDKDFDELHVDGGVTRQVFIGPSVLRLVSGRGPRRSVSGAHLYVIRNARIDPQFESVGADVLSVTQRSLATLVKNQGIGDIYRIYSVAKFNGIDFNLASVPADFLAKADGPFDRSYMTALFDRGFDMGRRGYPWVKALPGLQSNEHAITAQIPAHTMAAAAR; from the coding sequence ATGATGCCCGCCGCCAGCTTCCGTACCGTTGTCCTGCGTGTCGCGATCGTGCTCGCCGCGTCGTTGCAGCTCGTCGCCTGCGCGGCGATCATGCCGCGCAATGCGCCGTCCGAGCTGGCGGCGCTCAACGCCGAGCCGGTCGGCTTTCGCGACGTGCGCTATTGGGGCGACGAGCCGTCGCCGCGCATGACGGAAGCATCGATGCAGCGCGCATCGGCCGAAATGGCCGTGTCGCGCCCGCTGAACTTCCTGGCGATCTCAGGCGGCGCCGAAAACGGCGCGTTCGGCGCCGGCCTCTTGGCCGGCTGGGGCGAAGCCGGCAACCGGCCGAGCTTCGACATGGTGACGGGCGTGAGCTCCGGCGCGCTGATCGCGCCGTTCGTCTTCCTCGGCCGCGCCCATGATGAGCGGCTGCGCGAGATCTTCACCGCCTATGAGCGCAAGGACATATTCACCGTCAACATTCCCGGCCTGCTGCAGGGCTCGGCGCTGGCAGACAACACGCCGCTGTCGCGCCTGATCGAGAAATATGTCGACCGCGACTTCCTGCGCGACGTCGCCCGCGAGAGCGCGAGGGGCAGGGTGCTGCTGGTCGGCACCACCAATCTCGATGCGCAGCGTCCGGTGCTGTGGGACATGGGCCGCATCGCCGCCGCCGACACGCCCGAGGCGATCGATCTCTTCCGGCAGGTGCTGCTGGCCTCCGCCACCGTGCCCGGCGCCTTTGCGCCGGTCCGCATCAAGGTGCGGATTGGCGACAAGGATTTCGACGAGCTGCATGTCGATGGCGGCGTAACCCGGCAGGTGTTCATCGGCCCGTCGGTGCTGCGCCTCGTCTCCGGCCGCGGCCCGCGCAGGAGCGTGAGCGGCGCGCATCTCTACGTCATCCGCAACGCCCGCATCGATCCGCAATTCGAAAGCGTCGGCGCCGACGTGCTCTCGGTGACGCAACGCTCGCTGGCGACGCTGGTCAAGAACCAGGGCATCGGCGACATCTACCGCATCTACTCGGTGGCGAAATTCAATGGCATCGACTTCAACCTTGCCAGCGTGCCGGCCGATTTCCTGGCCAAGGCCGATGGTCCGTTCGACCGCAGCTACATGACCGCTCTGTTCGATCGCGGCTTCGACATGGGACGGCGCGGCTATCCCTGGGTGAAGGCCCTGCCGGGCCTGCAATCCAACGAGCATGCCATCACCGCACAGATCCCGGCGCACACCATGGCGGCGGCTGCGCGATGA
- a CDS encoding SDR family NAD(P)-dependent oxidoreductase codes for MTTLPLANRIALVTGASRGIGHATARALARAGAHVVAVARTQGGLEELDDEIRKETGNGATLVPLSMTDSDGIARLGAALHERHGKLDILVGNAAVPGPSSPLGHIDLKPWNDVVAVNLTANFQLIRCMEPLLKVSDAGRAVFVTSGAAHKAQAYLGPYAATKAALETLARVWAHETERTPLRVNLFSPGPIRTRMRATVFPGEDPMTLETPEQAAEFILPMCLPSWTETGKFYDYKNRTLKSFQPPA; via the coding sequence ATGACCACCCTTCCCCTCGCCAACCGCATCGCCCTCGTCACCGGCGCCTCGCGCGGCATCGGCCATGCGACCGCGCGCGCGCTCGCCCGCGCCGGCGCGCATGTCGTCGCCGTCGCCCGCACGCAAGGCGGACTGGAGGAGCTCGACGACGAGATCCGCAAAGAGACCGGCAACGGCGCCACCCTGGTGCCGCTCAGCATGACCGACAGCGACGGCATCGCCCGGCTCGGCGCCGCGCTTCATGAGCGCCATGGCAAGCTCGACATCCTCGTCGGCAACGCCGCCGTGCCCGGCCCGTCCTCGCCGCTCGGCCATATCGACCTCAAGCCGTGGAACGACGTCGTGGCCGTCAACCTCACCGCCAACTTCCAGCTGATCCGCTGCATGGAGCCGCTGCTGAAGGTCTCCGATGCCGGCCGCGCCGTGTTTGTCACCTCGGGCGCCGCGCACAAGGCGCAGGCCTATCTCGGCCCCTACGCCGCCACCAAGGCGGCGCTGGAGACGCTGGCGCGGGTCTGGGCCCACGAGACCGAGCGCACGCCGCTCCGCGTCAATCTGTTCAGCCCCGGCCCGATCCGCACCCGCATGCGCGCCACGGTGTTCCCCGGCGAGGACCCGATGACGCTGGAGACGCCCGAGCAGGCCGCCGAGTTCATCCTGCCGATGTGCCTGCCGTCCTGGACCGAGACCGGCAAATTCTACGACTACAAGAACCGCACGCTGAAGAGCTTTCAGCCGCCGGCGTGA
- the radA gene encoding DNA repair protein RadA — MAKNALSFVCQNCGAAYSRWQGKCEACGEWNTLAEEDTTGATSAPVSLRSKRKGRTFQLESLTGKSIDAPRLSSGMTELDRVTGGGFVRGSILLVGGDPGIGKSTLLTQTTAMMARAGHRAVYISGEEAVAQVRLRAERLGLADAPVQLAAETSVEDIISTLSEGTVPRLIVIDSIQTMWTDTVESAPGTVTQVRASAQKLIRFAKKSGAAIILVGHVTKDGQIAGPRVVEHMVDAVLSFEGEGSQQFRILRAVKNRFGPTDEIGVFEMTGLGLREVTNPSELFLSERDLGSPGTAVFAGIEGTRPVLVEMQALVAPTSLGTPRRAVVGWDPSRLSMVLAVLEAHCGVKLSGHDVYLNVAGGLRIHEPAADLAAAAALVSSLVNAPLPPDAVYFGEISLSGAVRPVAQTSARLKEAAKLGFLRVVLPERARGEAGGDAGLNLNTVGGLTSLVADIAARGTPRARHGSSGESDESRDQGRRAPSHAEKNATPARFRRQDG; from the coding sequence ATGGCCAAGAACGCCCTCTCCTTCGTCTGCCAGAACTGCGGCGCGGCCTATTCGCGCTGGCAGGGCAAATGCGAGGCCTGCGGCGAGTGGAACACGCTGGCCGAGGAGGACACCACGGGCGCGACCTCGGCGCCGGTGTCGCTGCGCTCCAAGCGCAAGGGCCGCACCTTCCAGCTGGAATCGCTGACCGGCAAGAGCATCGACGCGCCGCGGCTGTCGTCCGGCATGACCGAGCTCGACCGCGTCACCGGCGGCGGCTTCGTGCGCGGCTCGATCCTGCTGGTCGGCGGCGACCCCGGCATCGGCAAGTCGACCTTGCTCACCCAGACCACCGCGATGATGGCGCGGGCCGGCCACCGCGCCGTCTACATTTCAGGCGAGGAAGCCGTGGCCCAGGTGCGGCTGCGCGCCGAGCGGCTCGGGCTCGCTGACGCGCCGGTGCAACTGGCGGCCGAGACCTCGGTCGAGGATATCATCTCGACCCTGTCCGAAGGCACGGTGCCGCGGCTGATCGTGATCGATTCGATCCAAACGATGTGGACCGATACGGTCGAATCGGCGCCGGGCACGGTGACCCAGGTGCGCGCCTCGGCGCAGAAGCTCATTCGCTTCGCCAAGAAATCCGGCGCCGCCATCATTCTGGTCGGCCACGTCACCAAGGACGGCCAGATCGCGGGTCCCCGCGTCGTCGAGCACATGGTCGACGCGGTGCTGTCGTTCGAAGGCGAAGGCTCACAGCAGTTCCGCATCCTGCGCGCGGTCAAGAACCGCTTCGGCCCCACCGACGAGATCGGCGTGTTCGAAATGACCGGGCTCGGCCTGCGCGAGGTCACCAACCCCTCCGAGCTGTTCCTGTCCGAGCGTGACCTCGGCAGCCCGGGCACGGCTGTGTTTGCGGGCATCGAGGGCACGCGGCCCGTGCTGGTCGAAATGCAGGCATTGGTCGCGCCGACCTCGCTCGGCACGCCGCGCCGTGCCGTGGTCGGCTGGGATCCGAGCCGGCTGTCGATGGTACTGGCGGTGCTGGAGGCGCATTGCGGCGTCAAGCTGTCCGGCCACGACGTCTATCTCAACGTCGCCGGCGGCCTGCGCATTCATGAGCCTGCGGCCGATCTCGCCGCCGCGGCCGCGCTGGTATCATCCCTGGTGAACGCGCCGTTGCCGCCCGATGCCGTCTATTTCGGCGAAATCTCGCTATCCGGCGCGGTGCGGCCGGTGGCGCAGACCTCGGCGCGGCTGAAGGAAGCCGCCAAGCTCGGCTTTCTCCGCGTCGTGCTGCCGGAGCGGGCGCGCGGCGAGGCCGGCGGCGATGCCGGCCTCAACCTCAACACCGTCGGCGGACTGACCTCGCTGGTTGCAGACATCGCCGCCCGCGGTACGCCACGCGCGCGCCACGGCAGCAGCGGAGAAAGCGACGAATCGCGCGATCAGGGCCGCCGCGCGCCGAGCCATGCCGAAAAAAATGCCACACCAGCGAGATTCCGCCGCCAGGACGGCTAG
- a CDS encoding CvpA family protein — MPVTILDLILLGVMLISGLLAMVRGFMREVLSIAAWGAAALVTLYSFSKLLPTAKTYFNNDTVASVVVVAGTFVGTLLIVSVITVKISDMILDSRIGALDRTLGFLFGLGRGLLIVVVAFLFFSWLVPDKQRPDWVTGAKSRVVLQGTGDWLMSLLPDDPENTILKKFKKNKPDEDQTDTESPGAGGDGYSKPARDSLKKLIEKPAAK; from the coding sequence ATGCCCGTAACGATCCTCGATCTCATCCTGCTCGGTGTCATGCTGATCTCGGGGCTGCTCGCGATGGTCCGCGGCTTCATGCGCGAGGTGCTGTCGATCGCGGCCTGGGGCGCGGCGGCCCTGGTCACGCTTTATTCATTCTCCAAGCTGCTGCCGACCGCCAAAACGTACTTCAACAACGATACCGTCGCGAGCGTGGTGGTCGTTGCCGGTACTTTCGTCGGCACGCTGCTGATCGTTTCGGTGATCACGGTCAAGATCTCCGACATGATCCTCGATTCGCGGATCGGCGCGCTCGACCGCACCCTCGGTTTCCTGTTCGGACTGGGCCGTGGGCTGTTGATCGTCGTGGTCGCGTTCCTGTTCTTCAGCTGGCTGGTGCCGGACAAGCAGCGTCCGGACTGGGTTACAGGCGCAAAATCCCGTGTGGTGCTGCAGGGAACCGGGGATTGGCTGATGTCGCTCTTGCCTGATGATCCCGAGAACACCATTTTAAAGAAATTCAAGAAGAACAAGCCGGACGAAGACCAGACTGACACCGAGTCGCCCGGAGCGGGCGGCGATGGGTACAGCAAGCCTGCCCGCGACAGCTTGAAGAAGCTGATCGAGAAACCCGCGGCCAAGTGA
- a CDS encoding alpha/beta hydrolase: protein MSTYVLVHGAWHTGAELEPVAAPIRAAGHTVHLPTISGNRPGDAKTVGLDEAISSIVDYFTAHDITDAVLMGHSYGGMVITGVADRLPERIRRLVYWNAFVPNDGECLNDMVPPHYVALFDAVAAERGDGSVVLPFPIWREAFINDADLATATRTYEMLNPHPNKTFTDAIKLKTNPAEMTIAKSYINCTEDTALPHSLPWHPRLSGKLGLFRLVQVPGSHELCFSDPARLAQAIMDAGRD from the coding sequence ATGTCAACCTACGTCCTGGTCCACGGCGCCTGGCACACCGGCGCCGAGCTCGAGCCGGTCGCGGCGCCGATCCGCGCCGCCGGCCATACCGTCCACCTGCCGACCATCAGCGGCAACCGTCCGGGCGACGCCAAGACCGTGGGCCTCGACGAGGCCATCAGTTCGATCGTCGACTACTTCACCGCGCACGACATCACCGACGCCGTGCTGATGGGCCATTCCTATGGCGGCATGGTCATCACCGGCGTCGCCGACCGCCTCCCCGAGCGCATCCGCCGGCTGGTCTATTGGAATGCATTCGTGCCGAATGACGGCGAATGCCTCAACGACATGGTGCCGCCGCATTATGTCGCGCTGTTCGACGCCGTCGCCGCCGAGCGCGGCGACGGCTCGGTGGTGCTGCCGTTTCCGATCTGGCGCGAGGCCTTCATCAACGATGCCGACCTTGCCACCGCGACGCGCACCTATGAGATGCTCAATCCGCATCCCAACAAGACCTTCACCGATGCGATCAAGCTGAAGACCAATCCCGCGGAGATGACCATCGCCAAGTCCTACATCAACTGCACCGAGGACACGGCGCTGCCGCACAGCCTGCCATGGCATCCGCGTCTGTCCGGCAAGCTCGGCCTGTTCCGGCTGGTGCAGGTGCCCGGCAGCCACGAGCTCTGCTTCTCCGATCCGGCGCGGCTGGCGCAGGCGATCATGGATGCGGGACGCGACTGA
- a CDS encoding 4Fe-4S binding protein translates to MTEPTPPTLSKRTNAAKVRKAAQHPKRPGVGCKAEPGSFVPVVDRNRCEAKGDCVEVCPYDVFDVVPISEDDFRALSFLGRMRVRFHGMKTATTPNSDRCLACGLCVVACPERAIALVEVAARSGRVR, encoded by the coding sequence TTGACCGAACCGACCCCGCCGACACTCTCGAAGCGCACCAATGCCGCCAAGGTGCGCAAGGCGGCACAGCATCCGAAGCGGCCAGGCGTCGGCTGCAAGGCCGAGCCGGGAAGCTTCGTGCCGGTTGTCGACCGCAACAGATGCGAGGCCAAAGGCGACTGCGTCGAGGTCTGCCCCTACGACGTGTTCGACGTGGTACCCATCAGCGAGGATGATTTTCGCGCGCTGTCTTTCCTCGGCAGAATGCGCGTCCGCTTCCACGGCATGAAGACGGCCACCACGCCGAACAGCGATCGCTGTCTCGCCTGCGGCCTGTGCGTGGTGGCCTGTCCGGAACGCGCCATCGCTCTCGTGGAGGTCGCGGCGCGCAGCGGGAGAGTGAGATAG
- a CDS encoding HAD family phosphatase translates to MSTAAGRRSDGSSLTAYLFDLDGTLAASEALKARALAQACTSYGVEADPLIYADVMGQDWTTVTGHFFTRYGINPARDAFNARFRGIYLDLLEREVAATDGAVQFVRSARDRGMKVGLVSSAASWMAEKVLARLDLTGAFDIVITQEDVIRHKPDPEAYRLALSRLGVDATAVLVFEDSLAGLTAASSAGCGCIAIRHGFNTRHDFSAATREIRSFTELGLG, encoded by the coding sequence ATGAGCACCGCGGCCGGCCGTCGCTCCGATGGATCATCCCTGACGGCCTATTTGTTCGACCTCGACGGCACGCTGGCGGCCAGCGAGGCCTTGAAGGCGCGCGCTCTGGCGCAGGCCTGTACGAGCTACGGCGTCGAAGCCGATCCGCTGATCTATGCCGATGTGATGGGACAGGACTGGACCACCGTGACCGGCCACTTTTTCACCCGCTACGGCATCAATCCGGCGCGCGACGCCTTCAACGCGCGCTTCCGTGGCATCTACCTCGATCTCCTCGAGCGCGAGGTTGCCGCAACCGACGGAGCCGTGCAGTTCGTCCGTTCGGCTCGCGATCGCGGAATGAAGGTCGGTCTCGTCAGCTCCGCGGCATCGTGGATGGCGGAGAAGGTCCTGGCCAGGCTCGATCTGACGGGCGCGTTCGACATCGTCATCACCCAGGAGGACGTCATCAGGCACAAGCCCGATCCGGAAGCCTATCGGCTCGCGTTGTCGCGGCTGGGCGTGGATGCGACAGCCGTGCTAGTGTTCGAGGACTCGCTGGCCGGGCTGACCGCCGCATCCTCGGCCGGATGCGGCTGCATCGCCATCCGCCATGGCTTCAACACAAGGCACGACTTCTCGGCTGCGACCAGGGAGATCAGAAGCTTCACCGAGCTTGGGCTCGGCTGA
- a CDS encoding sulfite exporter TauE/SafE family protein — translation MGFLFVLAVGLVAGTLSGIVGTGSSIMLMPVLVYEYGPKEAVPIMAVAAVMANLSRILAWWREVDWRACAAYSITGIPAAALGARTLLILPSHAVDITIGLFLMAMVPVRHWLARHDIKANLWHLALGGAVIGFLTGIVVSTGPLSVPLFLFYGLSKGAFLATEAASSLGLYVSKSITFQRFGALTPDILLKGLIAGGSLMAGAFVAKRFVLHMKPDVFRLVMDGIMLAAGLSMLWNAPHS, via the coding sequence TTGGGCTTCCTCTTCGTCCTCGCCGTCGGCCTCGTTGCCGGCACGCTGTCCGGCATCGTCGGCACGGGCTCGTCGATCATGCTGATGCCGGTGCTCGTCTATGAGTACGGGCCGAAGGAAGCCGTGCCGATCATGGCGGTGGCGGCCGTGATGGCGAACCTGTCGCGCATCCTGGCGTGGTGGCGCGAGGTCGACTGGCGCGCCTGCGCGGCCTATTCGATCACGGGCATTCCGGCCGCCGCGCTCGGCGCGCGTACACTGTTGATCCTGCCATCGCACGCGGTGGACATCACGATCGGGCTCTTTCTCATGGCGATGGTGCCGGTGCGGCATTGGCTGGCGCGGCACGACATCAAAGCCAACCTCTGGCATCTCGCGCTCGGCGGTGCGGTGATCGGATTTCTGACCGGCATCGTGGTCTCGACGGGGCCGCTAAGCGTGCCGCTGTTCCTGTTCTACGGCCTGTCCAAGGGCGCCTTCCTGGCCACCGAGGCCGCGAGCTCGCTCGGGCTCTATGTCTCCAAATCCATCACCTTCCAACGCTTCGGCGCGCTGACGCCGGACATCCTGCTGAAAGGCCTGATCGCGGGCGGCTCGCTGATGGCCGGCGCCTTCGTCGCCAAACGCTTCGTGCTGCACATGAAGCCGGACGTGTTCCGGCTGGTGATGGATGGCATCATGCTGGCCGCGGGCCTAAGTATGTTATGGAACGCCCCCCACTCCTGA
- the purF gene encoding amidophosphoribosyltransferase: MDADLHFGPQAYTRDPDLDGDTLREECGVFGIYGHNDAAAITALGLHALQHRGQEAAGIVSYDGARFHSERRLGLVGDTFSRREVIERLPGNAAIGHVRYATTGATILRNVQPLFAELGAGGFAVGHNGNLTNGLTLRRELVRAGAIMQSTTDTEVILHLVAHSRRTNFIDRFIEALRAIEGAYSLVCMTNKKLIGARDPLGIRPLVYGELEGCPILASETCALDMIGARYIRDIEPGEVVIFDETGMHSHKPFPPKPARPCVFEYIYFARPDSVVGGRSVYEVRKAFGAQLARESHPEVDVVVPVPDSGVPAAIGYSQYSGVPFELGIIRNHYVGRTFIQPTQAIRESGVRMKHSANRAAIEGKRIILIDDSLVRGTTSRKIVRMMRDAGATEVHFRLASPPILYPDYYGIDLPDRGGLLAATHSLEEMRELIGADSLAFLSIDGMYRAMGEPARDPAAPKYADHCFTGSYPTNLTDQSLVEPTQHQLSLLAEAS; this comes from the coding sequence ATGGACGCGGATCTGCACTTCGGACCTCAAGCCTACACCAGAGACCCAGACCTAGATGGAGACACGCTGCGCGAGGAGTGCGGCGTGTTCGGCATTTATGGGCACAATGATGCCGCCGCGATCACCGCGCTCGGCCTGCATGCGCTCCAGCATCGCGGCCAGGAAGCCGCCGGCATCGTGTCCTATGACGGTGCGCGCTTTCACAGTGAGCGCCGCCTCGGCCTGGTCGGCGACACCTTCTCCCGCCGCGAGGTCATCGAGCGTCTGCCGGGCAACGCCGCGATCGGCCATGTGCGTTATGCGACGACCGGCGCCACGATCCTGCGCAACGTGCAGCCGCTGTTCGCCGAACTCGGTGCCGGCGGTTTCGCTGTCGGCCACAATGGCAATCTCACCAACGGCCTCACTCTGCGCCGCGAGCTGGTGCGCGCCGGCGCGATCATGCAGTCGACGACCGACACCGAGGTCATCCTGCATCTGGTCGCGCATTCCCGCCGCACCAATTTCATCGACCGCTTCATCGAGGCGCTGCGCGCGATCGAAGGCGCCTACTCGCTGGTCTGCATGACCAACAAGAAGCTGATCGGCGCCCGCGATCCCCTGGGCATCCGCCCGCTGGTCTATGGCGAGCTCGAAGGCTGTCCGATCCTGGCGTCGGAGACCTGCGCGCTCGACATGATCGGCGCCCGCTACATCCGCGACATCGAGCCGGGCGAGGTCGTGATCTTCGACGAGACCGGCATGCACAGCCACAAGCCGTTCCCGCCGAAGCCGGCGCGTCCCTGCGTGTTCGAATACATCTACTTCGCGCGTCCCGACTCAGTCGTCGGCGGCCGCTCGGTCTATGAGGTGCGCAAGGCGTTCGGCGCGCAGTTGGCGCGTGAGAGCCATCCTGAGGTCGACGTCGTCGTTCCCGTGCCGGATTCCGGCGTGCCGGCCGCGATCGGCTATAGCCAATATTCGGGCGTACCGTTCGAGCTCGGCATCATCCGCAACCACTATGTCGGCCGTACCTTCATTCAGCCGACCCAGGCGATCCGCGAATCCGGCGTGCGGATGAAGCACTCGGCCAACCGCGCCGCCATCGAAGGCAAGCGCATCATCCTGATCGACGACTCGCTCGTCCGCGGCACCACCTCGCGCAAGATCGTGCGCATGATGCGCGACGCCGGCGCCACCGAGGTGCACTTCCGCCTCGCCTCGCCGCCGATCCTCTATCCCGACTATTACGGCATCGACCTGCCGGACCGCGGCGGCCTTCTGGCGGCCACGCATTCCCTGGAGGAAATGCGCGAGTTGATCGGCGCGGATTCGCTGGCGTTCCTGTCGATCGACGGCATGTACCGCGCGATGGGCGAGCCGGCCCGCGACCCCGCCGCGCCGAAATACGCCGACCACTGCTTCACCGGCAGCTACCCGACCAACCTCACCGACCAGTCGCTGGTCGAGCCGACCCAGCACCAGCTGTCGCTGCTGGCCGAGGCGAGCTGA